From Streptomyces sp. NBC_00775, one genomic window encodes:
- a CDS encoding LacI family DNA-binding transcriptional regulator, with amino-acid sequence MKDVAAEAGVSVMTVSRVVNGDAGVAPPTAARVEAAVRKLGYQRDDVARQLRRTDQLSQTIGLMVDNVADPFMAAVASAAEDVARQRGSMVLIGSSRADVRREQEVIETFTARRVDGLILIPAAGSHRFLRSAQAQGTKIVCVDRAAPGLDADAVVVDNFGAVKEAVHHLIAHGHRRIAYVGDKPEIWTFGERHRGYRAALEAEGIDADPAIVRHGLRSGPEAAQAVTEILSSPEPPTAVLAGNEVLAFGVLAVLPPDIAFLSFDDFALAAQLTPPVTVIAQDPVALATSAAHLLFARIHGDTSPPRTVVMPTELIPRGSGEIPGPHAPYGR; translated from the coding sequence ATGAAAGACGTAGCCGCGGAAGCGGGCGTCAGCGTGATGACGGTGTCCCGGGTCGTCAACGGCGATGCGGGTGTGGCGCCTCCGACCGCCGCGCGAGTCGAGGCCGCGGTCCGCAAGCTGGGCTACCAGCGCGACGACGTGGCCCGACAACTGCGCCGCACCGATCAGTTGAGCCAGACCATCGGGCTGATGGTCGACAACGTCGCCGACCCCTTCATGGCCGCCGTCGCGTCGGCCGCCGAGGACGTCGCCCGCCAGCGCGGCAGCATGGTGCTCATCGGCTCCAGCCGTGCCGACGTCCGCCGGGAACAGGAGGTCATCGAGACCTTCACCGCTCGCCGCGTCGACGGACTGATCCTCATCCCGGCCGCGGGCAGCCACCGCTTCCTGCGCTCGGCCCAGGCGCAGGGAACCAAGATCGTGTGCGTGGACAGGGCGGCACCCGGCCTGGACGCGGACGCCGTGGTGGTGGACAACTTCGGCGCGGTGAAGGAGGCCGTCCACCACCTGATCGCGCACGGCCACCGCCGCATCGCCTACGTCGGAGACAAGCCGGAGATCTGGACCTTCGGCGAACGCCACCGGGGCTATCGGGCAGCGCTGGAGGCCGAGGGCATCGACGCCGACCCGGCGATCGTCCGGCACGGACTGAGGTCGGGCCCGGAAGCCGCGCAGGCCGTCACCGAGATCCTCTCCTCGCCCGAGCCCCCCACGGCGGTACTGGCCGGCAACGAAGTCCTCGCGTTCGGGGTGCTGGCCGTCCTGCCCCCCGACATCGCGTTTCTCAGCTTCGACGACTTCGCCCTGGCCGCGCAGCTGACTCCGCCGGTCACCGTCATCGCCCAGGACCCGGTCGCGCTCGCGACGAGCGCCGCTCATCTCCTGTTCGCCCGCATCCACGGGGACACGTCCCCGCCCCGCACCGTCGTCATGCCCACCGAACTGATCCCGCGAGGGTCGGGAGAGATCCCGGGGCCCCACGCGCCGTACGGGCGTTGA
- a CDS encoding ATP-binding cassette domain-containing protein: protein MVKRFGHVQALQGADFTAYPGEVVALIGDNGAGKSTLVNVLSGVITPDDGEVRLDGAPVRFSGPMEAQRHGVETVYQDLSLAPDLDAAANLYLGRELVRGGLLGRLGVLDRPAMRRRAVKAFAELSVELKDVTAAVTTLSGGQRQSVAVARAVAFANKVIFMDEPTAALGVVQRARVLETVRRVADQGICVVLISHNMPEVLSVADRVEVLRLGRRVASFTAADTTIEELVGAMTGSLDGTAPTNGALGPASPAGPAGPAGATESTESTESTEPTESEDGR from the coding sequence GTGGTCAAGCGTTTCGGCCATGTCCAGGCGCTCCAGGGCGCCGATTTCACGGCGTACCCCGGAGAGGTCGTAGCGCTGATCGGCGACAACGGCGCCGGCAAGTCGACTTTGGTGAACGTCCTTTCGGGCGTGATCACCCCTGACGACGGCGAAGTCCGCCTGGACGGGGCGCCGGTCCGGTTCAGCGGGCCAATGGAGGCGCAGCGCCACGGCGTTGAGACCGTCTACCAGGATCTTTCACTGGCGCCCGATCTGGACGCGGCGGCCAATCTGTACCTCGGCAGGGAACTTGTCCGCGGTGGCCTCCTCGGCCGTCTGGGCGTCCTCGACCGACCCGCGATGCGACGGCGGGCGGTCAAGGCGTTCGCCGAACTCAGCGTCGAACTCAAGGACGTGACGGCAGCTGTGACAACGTTGTCGGGAGGTCAGCGTCAGTCCGTGGCCGTGGCGCGCGCGGTCGCGTTCGCCAACAAGGTCATCTTCATGGACGAGCCGACCGCCGCTCTGGGTGTCGTGCAGCGCGCCCGCGTCCTGGAGACCGTGCGGAGGGTCGCCGACCAGGGCATCTGCGTGGTGCTGATCAGCCACAACATGCCCGAGGTGCTGTCGGTGGCGGACCGGGTCGAGGTGCTGCGGCTGGGCCGACGGGTCGCCTCGTTCACCGCGGCCGACACCACGATCGAGGAACTCGTCGGGGCCATGACCGGATCACTGGACGGCACCGCGCCGACGAACGGAGCCCTCGGCCCTGCCAGCCCTGCCGGCCCGGCAGGCCCAGCCGGTGCGACGGAATCGACGGAATCGACGGAATCGACGGAGCCTACGGAATCGGAGGACGGGCGATGA
- the rsgA gene encoding ribosome small subunit-dependent GTPase A gives MTSSSASSALSVSSALTPYGWDDAWADEFAPYASEGLIAGRVIRVDRGQCDVVTADGVVRADTAFVTPHDPLRVVCTGDWVAVEPAGNPRYVRTYLPRRTAFVRSTSSKRSEGQILAANVDYAVVAVSLAVELDLGRIERFLALAWESGAQPVVVLSKADLVPDAVTLGYLVEDVETTAPGVAVLPVSSTTGEGLDVLEAVLAGGTSVLLGQSGAGKSTLANALLGEDVMDVQATRDMDGKGRHTTTTRNLLALPGGGVLIDTPGLRGVGLWDAETGVGQVFAEIEELAADCRFHDCAHVAEPGCAVIGALESGVLPERRLESYRKLLRENQRIVAKTDARVRAEIRRDWKRKGAEGRAAMEAKRGRWH, from the coding sequence TTGACTTCCAGCTCTGCCTCTTCTGCCCTTTCCGTCTCTTCCGCGCTCACTCCCTATGGCTGGGACGACGCATGGGCGGACGAGTTCGCCCCGTACGCCTCCGAAGGGCTGATCGCCGGCCGCGTGATCCGGGTCGACCGCGGTCAGTGCGACGTGGTCACCGCCGACGGGGTCGTGCGTGCGGACACCGCGTTCGTGACGCCGCACGATCCATTGCGGGTCGTGTGCACCGGTGACTGGGTCGCCGTCGAACCCGCGGGCAACCCGCGCTATGTACGTACGTATCTGCCGCGCCGTACCGCCTTCGTGCGCTCCACCTCCTCCAAGCGGTCCGAGGGGCAGATCCTCGCCGCCAACGTCGACTACGCGGTCGTGGCGGTGTCGCTCGCCGTGGAGCTCGACCTCGGCCGTATCGAACGCTTCCTCGCCCTGGCCTGGGAGTCCGGTGCGCAGCCGGTGGTCGTGCTCAGCAAGGCCGACCTCGTGCCGGACGCGGTGACGCTCGGGTATCTCGTCGAGGACGTCGAGACGACGGCGCCGGGTGTGGCGGTGCTGCCGGTCAGCTCCACGACCGGGGAGGGCCTTGATGTCCTTGAGGCCGTCCTCGCCGGGGGTACGTCCGTGCTCCTCGGTCAGTCCGGGGCCGGCAAGTCCACCCTCGCCAACGCGCTGCTCGGTGAGGACGTCATGGATGTGCAGGCCACGCGCGACATGGACGGCAAGGGGCGGCACACCACGACCACCCGCAACCTCCTCGCCCTGCCGGGCGGCGGTGTCCTCATCGACACGCCGGGGCTGCGCGGTGTCGGTCTCTGGGATGCCGAGACCGGGGTCGGGCAGGTCTTCGCCGAGATCGAGGAGCTTGCCGCCGATTGCCGCTTCCACGACTGCGCGCATGTCGCGGAGCCCGGCTGTGCGGTGATCGGCGCCCTCGAGTCCGGTGTGCTTCCGGAACGCCGTCTGGAGAGTTACCGCAAGCTGCTGCGGGAGAACCAGCGGATCGTTGCCAAGACCGATGCGCGAGTGCGGGCCGAGATCCGACGGGACTGGAAGCGGAAGGGGGCGGAGGGGCGGGCCGCGATGGAGGCCAAGCGGGGTCGTTGGCACTAG
- a CDS encoding DNA-3-methyladenine glycosylase 2 family protein has translation MSDFRQPSRRRPRTLDGVIVEDTRYEAVRSRDARFDGEFFFAVETTGIYCRPSCPAVTPKRQNVRFYATAAAAQSSGFRACRRCRPDAAPGSAEWNVRADVVGRAMRLIGDGVVDREGVGGLAGRLGYSARQVQRQLTAEVGAGPVALARAQRAHTARVLLQTTGLPITQIAFAAGFASVRQFNDTIRAVYASTPSELRAAAPRTGAGARRAATPTAGIPLRLAYRGPYQTTAVFDLLAGEAIAGVEDVGGTRGRRTYRRTLRLPYGTGIVAVDERPGGGTGRPAAGRAPVGAGAAHPGGWLDARLHLTDLRDLTTAVQRLRRLFDLDADPYAVDDRLGADPRLGPLVVARPGLRSPGAADPDELAVRALVGQAEAERLVARYGKALDAPCGTLTHVFPEAAVLAEAEPDGTLGALTAALADGTLRLDAGADRDDAQEALLALPGMDAGTAAVIRTRALGDPDVAPPGEDVPDTWRPWRSYAVQHLRAAGELEGSGSNWSR, from the coding sequence ATGTCCGATTTCCGCCAGCCCAGCCGCAGGCGACCCCGCACACTGGATGGTGTGATCGTCGAAGACACCAGATACGAGGCCGTGCGAAGCCGGGACGCCCGGTTCGACGGGGAGTTCTTCTTCGCCGTCGAGACGACGGGGATCTACTGCAGGCCGAGCTGCCCCGCGGTGACGCCGAAGCGGCAGAACGTCCGGTTCTACGCGACGGCCGCCGCGGCGCAGAGCTCGGGCTTCCGGGCCTGCCGCAGATGCCGCCCGGACGCCGCGCCGGGCTCCGCGGAGTGGAACGTACGGGCCGATGTGGTGGGCCGGGCGATGCGTCTGATCGGTGACGGCGTCGTCGACCGCGAGGGTGTCGGAGGTCTCGCCGGGCGCCTCGGGTACAGCGCCCGCCAGGTGCAGCGGCAGCTCACCGCGGAGGTCGGCGCGGGCCCCGTGGCGCTGGCCCGCGCCCAGCGTGCTCACACGGCTCGGGTACTGCTCCAGACCACCGGCCTCCCGATCACGCAGATCGCGTTCGCGGCCGGGTTCGCCAGCGTGCGGCAGTTCAACGACACGATCCGCGCGGTGTACGCGTCGACACCGAGCGAGCTGCGCGCCGCCGCCCCGCGCACCGGCGCAGGTGCCCGGCGCGCGGCCACTCCCACCGCCGGGATCCCGCTTCGGCTCGCCTATCGGGGGCCGTATCAGACCACCGCCGTCTTCGACCTTCTCGCGGGCGAGGCGATCGCCGGGGTCGAGGACGTCGGCGGCACCCGCGGGCGCCGTACGTACCGGCGCACACTCCGGCTCCCGTACGGCACGGGAATCGTGGCGGTGGACGAGCGCCCGGGCGGCGGCACGGGCCGGCCCGCAGCCGGGCGCGCGCCCGTCGGAGCCGGCGCCGCGCACCCCGGCGGCTGGCTCGACGCCCGGCTGCATCTCACCGATCTCCGGGACCTGACCACCGCCGTGCAGCGGTTGCGCCGGCTGTTCGATCTCGACGCCGATCCGTATGCCGTCGACGACCGGCTGGGGGCCGATCCGCGGCTGGGGCCGCTGGTCGTGGCGCGTCCGGGGCTGCGTTCGCCTGGCGCCGCCGATCCGGACGAGCTGGCGGTGCGTGCGCTGGTGGGGCAGGCGGAGGCCGAGCGGCTGGTGGCGCGGTACGGGAAGGCGCTGGACGCCCCGTGCGGCACGCTCACCCATGTGTTCCCGGAAGCGGCCGTGCTCGCGGAGGCGGAGCCGGACGGCACCCTCGGTGCGCTGACCGCCGCCCTCGCCGACGGCACCCTGCGGCTCGACGCGGGCGCCGACCGCGACGACGCCCAGGAGGCGCTGCTCGCGCTGCCCGGCATGGACGCGGGCACCGCCGCGGTCATCCGTACCCGAGCGCTCGGCGACCCCGATGTGGCACCGCCCGGCGAGGACGTTCCGGACACCTGGCGCCCCTGGCGTTCCTACGCGGTACAACACCTCAGGGCGGCAGGTGAGTTGGAGGGGAGCGGCTCGAACTGGTCCCGCTAG